A window of Nocardia arthritidis genomic DNA:
ACCCGAGCCGCCTCCTGCCTGCGCAACTTCACGACTTCGCCGGGAACAAGTCGATCGAACATCAGCGATCGCCCCCTGAACATCCGTAAACCGCTGGGCGGTACTTATCGCGTCCGTATTTCGCCTCCGGTACGGCTCGCGGCGACAGCAATTGATTTCCAGCGAATGGTGAAAACTTGAATTTCATGCCCCGGTCGGCACGTTTGGTGGTGTTCGGATTCATAGTGGCTGTCCTTCGGATACGTCTGCGACACATCTGCCGCTACGAACAGCAAATCCGGACAAACCTCGCGTCCGACACCTGTTCGGACAGACCGGCGGATCCGCATTGCATTTCCGGACCGTCCGGCGGACATCGAGCAGACACTGCCGGACAATTGATGACGTGCGACGAAGGGGCGCTGGTGAAGGGGGGAAGTGCGTAATGGCCGCGATTCCGAACCGGGCGGTGACACGCGAATACCTGGCGAGGCTCACCAACCAGACCGAATTCGGCGGTGCGCTGCGCAGAATCCGGGAAGCGGCCGGCCTTTCGATTCGTCGGCTCGAACGAAAAGCGGCCGACCGGGCCAACGGCGGGCCGCACCGTTTCGTCGGTCTGACGAAGAATCTGATCGAGGACATGGAGAAGGGGAAACGGCTCGAAGGTAACCCTATCGGCGCGGCGAACGACAACAGGCTGGAGATCTATTTGTGGTGCTGCGGCGTACCCCGGGAAGACCTGCCCGCATGGCTGGAAACACGCCGCCGGATACGCCGCGCGGCACTGCGACCGGAACATGAGCCCGCCTCGGATGTCGCGACTCAGCTGCGTCCGGCGGTCAAGACGGCCCTGCGTCGCGACGTGGGCACCTTCATCGGACGCGACGCCGAACTCCAGCAGATCCTGGCCGCGGCCGCCACCGACCGCGGACCCCGGATCTACACCATCGATGGCATGCCCGGTATCGGGAAGACCGCACTTGCGACCCGGGCGGCGCACCTGTTGGTGGATCAATTTCCCGACGGCCGGTATTTCGTCGAATTGCACGCCCACACCGCGGATCGCGCGGTGGCCGAGCCGACGGATGTGCTGGCCGGCCTGTTGATCAGCCTCGGAGTCGACACCGATTACATCCCCGACAGTCTGGAAGGGCGGCGCGACCTGTGGCGCGACCGGCTGACCGGTAAGCGAGTGCTGCTGATCCTCGACGATGCGCGCGATGTGGCGCAGATCGAACCGCTCCTGCCCGCCGCCCCCGAATGTCTGACGCTCGTCACCAGCCGACGCAGGCTGATCACCCTGGACAACACGGTCCCGGTGGCGCTGGACATCCTCGATCCGCGCGCTGCCGCAGAGTTGTTCGCCGCCCTGGCGCAGCCCACCGCGGACGGCGACGCGGATCGGGCGGCGGTGGCGCGGATCGTCCGGCTGTGCGGATATCTACCGCTGGCGATCACGCTTTTGGCGGGCCGTTTGGCGCACCATCCGACGTGGACGATCGCCGAACTCGCCGACGAATTCAGCCGGGCAACGGATCGTCTCGGCGAACTCGATGCCGGTGACCAGGTCGTCCGCGCCGCGTTCGACCTGTCATACCGTGACCTGCCGTCCAAGCATCGCCTGCTGTTCCGCCGGTTGGGTCTGCACCCGGGCCCCGACTTCGATGCGCATGCCGCGGCCGCGCTGGTCGGCGTCGATGTCGCCACGATGCGATGGGACCTGGATTCGCTGTATACCGACCATCTCCTCGACGAGCCTGCTCGGGGCCGCTACCGCCTGCACGACCTGCTGCGCGAATTCGCTCGCGCCCTCGCCGACGCCGAGCCCGGCGGCGACAGCTCCCGAGCGCAGGAACGGTTGCTGGACTATTACCAGTACACGGCCGCCGCGGCGGATCGCTGGCTGACCCGCTGGACGCGCACCACCAGCGAGCGTGGCGACCCTCCGGCCGGCCGTAGGGTCGCCGCACGGACATTCGGCAACGAGATCCAGGCATTGGAATGGATGCGCCTCGAACGGGAGAACCTGCTGGCCTGTCTCGACACCCTCGCCGACAAACACCCGACCCGGGTGATCGCCTTGGCCGGAGCGCTGGCCGGACTACTGGACCGCGACGGACCTTGGCCACTGGCAGGCAAACTGCATCAACGTGCCGTGGGTGCCGCACGTGGTCTCGGCGACCAACTCGGCGAGGCCTGTGCGCTCAACAATCTGGGCGGCGTGCACTGGCGCGCCGGGAATTATCCGGCGGCCATCGACCGCTGCGAGGCGGCACTCACCCTGTACCGCAAACTGGACGACCGGCTCGGCGAGGCGAATGTTCTGAACAACTTGGGCACCATTCACGGTGAAACCAGCGACTATTCGAGGGCCGCCGGTCTGCATCGACAGGCGTTGACCCGCTATCGCCGACTCGGTAACCGGCTCGGCGAGGCGAATACGCTGAACAGTCTGGGCACCATTCATGAGAAAATTGGGGAATATCCGAAGGCCGGGGATCTGCATCGGCAGGCGTTGGCTTTGTATCATGAGTTGGGTAATCGCCTCGGCAAGGCGAATGCGTTGAATAA
This region includes:
- a CDS encoding ATP-binding protein; translation: MAAIPNRAVTREYLARLTNQTEFGGALRRIREAAGLSIRRLERKAADRANGGPHRFVGLTKNLIEDMEKGKRLEGNPIGAANDNRLEIYLWCCGVPREDLPAWLETRRRIRRAALRPEHEPASDVATQLRPAVKTALRRDVGTFIGRDAELQQILAAAATDRGPRIYTIDGMPGIGKTALATRAAHLLVDQFPDGRYFVELHAHTADRAVAEPTDVLAGLLISLGVDTDYIPDSLEGRRDLWRDRLTGKRVLLILDDARDVAQIEPLLPAAPECLTLVTSRRRLITLDNTVPVALDILDPRAAAELFAALAQPTADGDADRAAVARIVRLCGYLPLAITLLAGRLAHHPTWTIAELADEFSRATDRLGELDAGDQVVRAAFDLSYRDLPSKHRLLFRRLGLHPGPDFDAHAAAALVGVDVATMRWDLDSLYTDHLLDEPARGRYRLHDLLREFARALADAEPGGDSSRAQERLLDYYQYTAAAADRWLTRWTRTTSERGDPPAGRRVAARTFGNEIQALEWMRLERENLLACLDTLADKHPTRVIALAGALAGLLDRDGPWPLAGKLHQRAVGAARGLGDQLGEACALNNLGGVHWRAGNYPAAIDRCEAALTLYRKLDDRLGEANVLNNLGTIHGETSDYSRAAGLHRQALTRYRRLGNRLGEANTLNSLGTIHEKIGEYPKAGDLHRQALALYHELGNRLGKANALNNLGIVRARTGLHSEAVDLHQQALALYHQLGNRLGEANALNNLGIVRTRTGLHSEAVDLHQQALALYHQLGNRLGKANALNNLGIVRARTGLHSEAVDLHQQALALYHQLGDRLGEANALNNLGIVRARTGLRAEAVDLHQRALALFRQLGYRRGVVEVLVDIGTLLLDTGAPDVALGRFTEALAVARELGSQLEQAHALEGIARCRVGMGAEGDLAELREAIEMYARIGAPEAAAAAAYRSTLRHGRSSA